In one Carassius carassius chromosome 14, fCarCar2.1, whole genome shotgun sequence genomic region, the following are encoded:
- the LOC132157173 gene encoding dynein axonemal assembly factor 9-like, with translation MLSKYQTTTMAAIRKNKSPLMTATVSCSRLRQVQALLRDDVNKAPDGILCSLGIDSRYNEGCSEMANYLFCGLYKHNHFDMEKIPEDFPEEVLDDVIILIKAECVHLYCNPVNYGYLLPYVSHWRNLQLHCLTETEYEDEEVAEEFKISSFVSMVQDCRCIGIPYSSHGHVQKFDMFMLEKWPIIQAFALEGIGAGVFFTMKYKLTDVSQRLWQVYSSLDPASLDSLLNEDLQLFERQWSCLFSSMEIESALSMQELSEAQVAEPFRTYYSHGLISSNITDKSKSRQPFVLFGSHSTKEDLENYCFTFPSEGHQVRNTGPGGGVAKHMLLQCVAPKGPLACARTYFFGSTHVPYLGNDNTQQKGTDLQLLSHIYSAVVQSVLAGIKCFSINSSASKAKDVAEQTFHLALDNFGLIQYRGALRSKAVFSIQAVNNEGTIIPLSDEDSRFMVKTASMMVHDIPDLHCGGNLGSVVFSESFLESRVYIQQRDGALSSDSCFTVLTSSVPRHVCWLVDEADVRMSEQAQHLLKEEDGTCLGIPLTVRDSAYMFSNSLLSTPEEGKLVFFSEGILFVHPHHGSITLSMSHINTIKLYDGGSLSDVSMLFIKYQTSLLPHLPFPLHSADFSLAIALLPRTRSYKSFYSQVLPAWRKSDSELRVQHVLNDQLSPEHKSMYFRLIKLHEIHTSAANNHRAVLKTAYPQLLEQDRFLQHFAISSSVGEESVCSDHLSTVFSDRAPENIKPESKKKVVLTIIAGLPGSHKENLCDFLMEVNQNSVRWEMFCPALEGSEEFIASHLQRFLSSLLAKQRETDLNSTRVVLLIPGYTDVLDVIQAITAHPDPQVHSQVTVGAVSACVNPLTSFIKHRLLFPKLLEQCSQGVVSNVIFTGLTTEQKHPLLKHMQQLIRAANPSTAFISAEKWAVRRTEDIRLILNDSSFSQSHMVNARYLLYPGWWEGRFVSGRGSLSMSQHCIEFSRPLEKALFLQRCKALKSSLKPSSFTGNIYHISGKVLFSDNDRQMVVNCNSISGNVTIAPDQGTHHGPRTTNNCYLMFHGVGLTQEGLKDWLRHCAKQKVAKKIKKNKRTLTAQEIRYIHVKRHLDPLPPGYFYNGHHFVSFFGEKQNFHPLMDQFIDEYVQEANKEIEHFNREVDLQPHVDLFDP, from the exons ATGCTTTCTAAATACCAAACAACGACTATGGCTGCTATAAGGAAAAACAAATCTCCTTTAATGACCGCGACCGTAAG CTGCTCCCGCTTACGGCAGGTCCAGGCTCTGCTAAGGGATGATGTTAATAAAGCTCCAGATGGCATCCTTTGCTCCCTGG GTATTGACAGCCGTTACAATGAAGGCTGCAGCGAGATGGCCAACTACCTTTTCTGCGGCTTGTATAAACACAACCATTTTGACATGGAGAAGATCCCAGAGGACTTTCCAGAGGAAGTGCTGGATG ATGTGATCATCCTTATTAAGGCTGAGTGTGTGCATCTGTACTGCAACCCAGTGAATTATGGGTACCTGCTTCCCTATGTATCTCACTGGAGGAATCTGCAGCTTCATTGTCTGACCGAGACAGAA TATGAGGATGAAGAGGTTGCGGAGGAATTTAAAATCTCAAGTTTTGTGTCCATGGTTCAAGACTGTCGTTGCATTGGAATTCCCTACAGTTCACATG GCCATGTTCAGAAGTTTGACATGTTCATGTTGGAGAAATGGCCTATCATTCAGGCATTTGCCTTGGAAGGAATTGGGGCTGGAGTGTTTTTCACCATGAAATATAAG CTCACAGATGTTAGTCAGAGACTTTGGCAAGTCTACAGCAGCTTGGACCCAGCGTCTCTGGACTCTCTTCTTAATGAG GATCTTCAGCTTTTCGAAAGACAGTGGAGCTGTCTGTTCTCCAGTATGGAAATCGAGAGTGCACTTTCCATGCAGGAACTGTCAGAGGCCCAAGTTGCAGAG CCTTTCAGAACATATTATTCGCATGGCCTCATTTCCAGCAATATCACAGACAAGAG TAAAAGCAGGCAGCCATTTGTGTTGTTTGGGAGCCACTCTACTAAGGAAGATCTGGAGAACTACTGTTTCACCTTCCCTTCTGAAGGCCATCAGGTTCGCAACACTGGCCCCGGTGGGGGTGTTGCCAAACACATG CTGCTACAATGTGTGGCTCCTAAAGGGCCACTAGCCTGTGCTCGAACCTATTTCTTTGGAAGCACACATGTCCCTTACTTAG GAAATGACAACACCCAGCAGAAGGGCACAGATCTCCA GCTGCTTTCACATATCTACTCAGCTGTGGTTCAGTCTGTATTAGCAGGAATCAAATGTTTCTCCATCAACTCCAGTGCTAGTAAG gcaaaGGATGTAGCTGAGCAAACGTTTCATCTGGCCTTGGACAACTTTGGGTTGATTCAGTACAGGGGAGCTCTCAG ATCCAAAGCTGTGTTTAGCATACAAGCTGTCAACAATGAGGGAAC AATCATTCCCCTCAGTGATGAGGACAGTCGCTTTATGGTAAAAACT GCGTCCATGATGGTGCACGATATCCCAGATCTCCATTGTGGAGGAAACCTGGGATCTGTAGTATTCTCGGAGTCCTTTCTAGAGTCCAGAGTTTACATTCAGCAGAGAG ATGGCGCTCTTTCCTCTGACAGCTGTTTCACTGTGCTCACCTCCTCAGTTCCTCGCCATGTCTGCTGGCTG gTAGATGAGGCTGATGTGCGAATGTCTGAACAGGCTCAGCATCTGCTGAAG GAAGAGGATGGTACGTGTTTGGGCATTCCTCTAACAGTGAGAGACTCTGCCTACATGTTCTCCAACAGCCTGCTGTCTACACCTGAGGAAG GGAAACTGGTGTTTTTCTCTGAGGGTATCCTGTTTGTGCATCCTCATCACGGCTCCATTACACTCTCTATGAGTCACATCAACACCATTAAGCTCTATGATGGG GGCTCTCTGTCTGATGTTTCAATGCTGTTCATCAAGTATCAGACCTCTCTGCTTCCGCACCTTCCGTTCCCTTTACACAGTGCTGATTTCTCTCTGGCTATCGCTCTGCTTCCCAGAACCAGGAGCTACAAAAGCTTCTATTCACAG GTCCTGCCAGCTTGGCGTAAGTCAGATTCTGAGTTGAGAGTGCAACACGTCCTCAACGATCAGCTGAGCCCTGAGCACAAGAGCAT GTACTTCAGGCTGATAAAGCTTCATGAGATACATACATCAGCAGCAAACAATCACAGAGCTGTTCTGAAGACTGCTTATCCACAGCTGCTAGAGCAGGAcag GTTCCTTCAGCATTTTGCCATCAGCAGTAGCGTGGGTGAAGAATCTGTCTGTAGCGACCATTTGTCTACTGTGTTTTCAGACAGAGCACCTGAAAACATCAAACCTGAATCCAAGAAAAAG gtggTCCTCACAATCATTGCAGGCTTGCCAGGCAGTCATAAGGAGAATCTGTGTGATTTCTTGATGGAAGTGAATCAAAATAGTGTCAG gtgggaGATGTTTTGCCCTGCTCTGGAGGGCTCTGAGGAATTCATTGCATCACACCTTCAGCGGTTCCTGAGCAGCCTTCTGGCCAAACAGAGGGAGACTGATCTGAATTCAACcagagttgtgctgcttatacCAGG GTACACCGATGTCCTGGATGTAATCCAGGCAATCACGGCTCATCCAGACCCACAAGTTCACAGCCAAGTGACAGTGGGTGCCGTCTCAGCATGTGTCAACCCACTCACATCCTTCATCAAACACAG ACTTCTCTTCCCCAAACTCCTGGAGCAGTGCAGTCAGG GCGTCGTCAGCAATGTTATCTTCACGGGTTTGACTACTGAGCAGAAGCACCCACTTCTCAAACACATGCAGCAGCTGATCCGTGCAGCCAATCCCAGCACTGCATTTATCTCAGCAGAGAAATGGGCGGTCAGAAG GACTGAAGATATACGCCTTATTCTGAATGACAGCAGTTTCTCACAGTCTCATATGGTCAATGCACGATACCTGCTGTATCCTGGCTG GTGGGAAGGCAGGTTTGTTTCTGGAAGGGGATCATTGTCTATGTCTCAGCATTGCATTGAGTTCAGTCGTCCATTGGAAAAAGCATTATTTCTGCAGCGCTGCAAAG CTCTGAAATCCTCTCTCAAACCCAGCTCTTTCACAGGAAACATCTATCACATCAGTGGGAAAGTGCTGTTCTCTG ACAATGACAGACAGATGGTGGTAAACTGTAACTCTATCAGTGGGAATGTGACCATTGCCCCTGATCAGGGGACTCACCATGGCCCACGGACAACAAACAACTGTTATCTAATGTTTCACGGAGTGGGGCTCACCCAGGAGGGGTTGAAAGACTGGCTTCGGCATTGTGCCAAACAG aaagttgcaaaaaaaatcaagaagAATAAGAGGACACTCACCGCACAGGAGATCAGATACATTCAT GTGAAAAGGCACCTTGATCCTCTCCCTCCAGGTTACTTCTACAATGGTCATCACTTCGTCAGTTTCTTTGGAGAAAAGCAAAACTTCCATCCTC TGATGGATCAGTTCATTGACGAATACGTACAGGAGGCCAATAAGGAGATTGAACACTTCAACAGAGAGGTGGACCTGCAGCCACACGTTGACCTCTTCGACCCCTAA